In the Haliaeetus albicilla chromosome 7, bHalAlb1.1, whole genome shotgun sequence genome, one interval contains:
- the MRPL10 gene encoding large ribosomal subunit protein uL10m: protein MAALRGGGAPWRRGWLPALQLVRHGSKAVTRHWKAMHFQRQKLMAVTEYLAPRPAIPPRCLAPRKEKVEEDNGYARLLRRQVEEVFRDNRMIAVCQYNSMPGEDMVLMKHYLRKHNIEVKFVLNEIIRPMLSQSKYKNLLPLFVARNILLVSPETKVKEMLRVLKGVPQINLLGACIDSTILSRQGVENFAKLPSLEASQGQMVGALALLPSQTSSLLQGGSAHLTALLDEHIRRLQAGEMGSPDESAPAQSLGAH from the exons ATGGCGGCGCTGAGGGGAGGAGGCGCGCCATGGCGGCGGG GCTGGCTGCCCGCCTTGCAGCTCGTCCGCCACGGCTCCAAGGCGGTCACCCGGCACTGGAAGGCCATGCACTTCCAGCGCCAGAAGCTGATGGCCGTGACCGAATACCTGGCTCCGCGACCGGCCATCCCACCGCGCTGCCTGGCCcccagaaaagagaaagtcGAGGAG gACAACGGTTACGCCCGGCTGTTACGGCGGCAGGTGGAGGAGGTGTTCCGGGACAATCGGATGATTGCCGTGTGTCAGTACAACTCCATGCCTGGTGAGGACATGGTGCTGATGAAACACTACCTCCGGAAACACAACATTGAGGTCAAATTCGTCCTGAACGAG ATTATCAGACCCATGCTGTCACAGTCCAAGTACAAGAATCTCCTCCCTCTCTTTGTGGCGCGCAATATCCTGCTGGTGAGCCCGGAAACGAAGGTGAAGGAGATGCTGCGGGTGCTGAAAGGAGTGCCGCAGATCAACCTTCTGG GCGCCTGCATCGACAGCACCATCCTGAGCAGGCAGGGAGTGGAGAACTTCGCCAAGCTGCCCTCGCTGGAGGCCTCCCAGGGGCAGATGGTGGGTGCCCTGgccctcctgccctcccagaCGTCCTCCCTGCTCCAGGGCGGCTCCGCACACCTCACGGCTCTCCTGGATGAGCACATCCGCCggctgcaggctggggagaTGGGAAGCCCGGATGAGTCCGCTCCTGCCCAGAGCTTGGGGGCTCACTGA
- the LRRC46 gene encoding leucine-rich repeat-containing protein 46, which translates to MVPPGPGVSLPHLGVPALIPPSPAVPSPPTPPARRFLPPIASAPFPLQRAVGPAQPPRHTHPRAQGRDKDSGQPPIMAGQGETLPGGREQTSPGVTLTDSLIAMRNLPRVVEPRHPESRSMELLSPSTIRLDRENICAIGRLQSLQEIHSLYLQQNQIEKIENLGCFPNLRFLSLAGNRIRRVENLQTLRHLRVLDLSHNQIQTLDPDELPRSLRLLDLTGNECTHQDGYRELVVGALPHLLQLDAQHVRGSVGEEKEEGGSSSSEDEDDESPSEPSGPFTAGKDFFADLHRELAGRSRRRQREALEEHQTRLEELEELQECRGLLLPPAQLSPGREGAACITTPGPRRSQPCPQAKLGTWLPPLPGPGGQHTCLQPQQAPGRSQPRTKALEKETRTKGAKNRQLPRIPHTSMAPHGWD; encoded by the exons ATGGTCCCGCCAGGCCCTGGGGTCTCTCTGCCCCACCTGGGAGTCCCAGCGCTGATCCCCCCCAGTCCGGCAGTCCCATCCCCACCGACCCCCCCAGCCCGCAGGTTTCTGCCCCCCATCGCCTCAGCACCCTTCCCCTTGCAGAGAGCAGTGGGGCCGGCCCAGCCCCCGCGACACACCCACCCAAGGGCCCAAGGAAGGGACAAAGACTCAGGACAGCCCCCCATCatggctgggcagggggagaCCCTGCCTGGGG GCCGTGAGCAGACGTCCCCGGGGGTGACCCTCACCGACAGCCTCATCGCCATGAGGAACCTGCCTCGCGTGGTGGAGCCCCGGCACCCAGAGAGCCG ATCCATGGAGCTGCTGTCCCCCTCGACCATCCGCTTGGACCGGGAGAACATCTGTGCTATCGGGAGGCTCCAGAGCCTGCAGGAGATTCACAGCCTCTACCTGCAGCAG aaccAAATTGAGAAGATTGAGAATCTGGGCTGCTTTCCCAACCTGCG gtTCCTCTCCCTGGCTGGAAACCGCATCCGCAGAGTGGAGAACTTGCAGACCCTGCGACACCTGCGTGTCCTGGACTTGTCCCACAACCAGATACAGACGCTTGACCCAG ATGAGCTGCCCCGCAGCCTCCGTCTCCTCGACTTAACGGGAAACGAATGCACCCACCAGGATGGATACAG AGAGCTGGTGGTGGGAGCCCTGCCCCACCTCCTGCAGCTGGACGCCCAGCATGTCCGTGGCAGTGTGGgtgaggaaaaggaggaaggaggctCTTCCAGCAGTGAGGATGAAGACGACGAGTCGCCCTCTGAGCCGAGCGGCCCTTTCACTGCAGGCAAAG ATTTCTTCGCAGATCTGCACCGGGAGCTGGCCGGGCGCTCGCGGCGGAGGCAGAGGGAGGCCCTGGAGGAACACCAGACCCGTCTggaagagctggaggagctgcaggagtGTCGGggtctgctgctgcctcctgcacAGCTGAGCCCAGGCCGGGAGGGAGCAGCCTGCATCACGACCCCAGGACCCAGGCGGTCTCAGCCCTGTCCCCAAGCGAAACTGGGGACGTGGCTGCCACCCCTGCCGGGACCTGGTGGGCAGCacacctgcctgcagccccagcaaGCTCCTGGCAGGAGCCAGCCCCGGACTAAGGCTCTGGAGAAGGAGACTCGCACCAAAGGAGCAAAAAATAGGCAGTTACCCCGAATACCCCACACCAGCATGGCACCACATGGTTGGGATTAA
- the SCRN2 gene encoding secernin-2, protein MAEWDPAPSSCDCFVALPPHTAAPVVIFGKNADRPRHEVQEVVYVPAAVHQPGDKVQCTYLEIEQAERTHAVVLSRPAWLWGAEMGANEHGVCVGNEGVWTREPLGEDEALLGMDLVRLGLERGSSAREALEVMVALLERYGQGGSCKEEPVPFVYHNTFLLADRIEAWVLETAGRYWAAQQIREGSRNISNQLSIGREITAEHAGLRQRARSQGWWSGDGEFSFAEVFSLTHQPARMEAAKARYHAGKELLRQHAGHITAETFMAILRDKASGICVDSEGFRTAGSMVSVLPQDPTLPCVHFFTATPDPSRSVFKPFVFVAGLKPTPQVRSPTFRDDPAKQIPRFQSTVDRRHELYRRHQAALELMERDQERGQKLLQTLWDLEKQGLEGMNALLGGTVAPRPEELADLFFDCVEAEMKFYT, encoded by the exons ATGGCGGAGTGGGATCCCGCTCCCTCATCCTGCGACTGCTTCGTGGCGCTGCCGCCGCACACCGCGGCGCCCGTCGTCATCTTCGGCAAAAACGCTGACCGGCCGCGTCACGAGGTCCAGGAGGTTGTCTACGTCCCTGCTGCCGTCCACCAGCCCGGGGACAAAGTCCAG tGCACCTACCTGGAGATCGAGCAGGCAGAGAGAACCCACGCGGTGGTGCTGAGCCGTCCCGCCTGGCTGTGGGGTGCCGAGATGGGTGCCAACGAACACGGTGTCTGTGTGGGCAATGAGGGCGTCTGGACCCGTGAGCCCCTGGGGGAGGATGAGGCGCTGCTGGGGATGGACCTGGTGAG GCTGGGTTTGGAGCGGGGCAGCTCTGCCCGGGAGGCCCTGGAGGTGATGGTGGCATTGCTGGAGCGCTACGGCCAGGGTGGGAGCTGCAAGGAGGAGCCGGTCCCCTTCGTCTACCACAACACCTTCCTGCTGGCTGACCGCATCGAGGCCTGGGTGCTGGAGACGGCTGGCCGGTACTGGGCAGCCCAGCAGATCCGAG AGGGCAGCCGCAACATCTCCAACCAGCTCAGCATTGGGAGGGAGATCACGGCTGAGCACGCGGGGCTGCGGCAGCGAGCCCGCAGCCAGGGCTGGTGGAGCGGGGATGGCGAGTTCAGCTTCGCCGAGGTCTTCTCCCTGACGCACCAGCCTGCTCGCATGGAGGCTGCCAAGGCCCGCTACCACGCCGGCAAGGAGCTGCTGCGGCAGCATGCag GTCACATCACGGCGGAGACATTCATGGCCATCCTGCGGGACAAGGCCAGCGGGATCTGCGTGGACTCGGAGGGGTTCCGCACGGCAGGCAGCATGGTGTCTGTTCTGCCCCAAGACCCCACCTTGCCCTGCGTCCACTTCTTCACGGCCACCCCTGACCCCTCCAG GTCCGTCTTCAAGCCCTTCGTCTTCGTTGCCGGCCTCAAGCCCACGCCGCAGGTGAGATCTCCCACCTTCCGCGACGACCCCGCCAAGCAGATCCCACGCTTCCAGAGCACGGTCGATCGGCGGCACGAGCTCTACCGCCGGCATCAGGCGGCACTGGAGCTGATGGAGAGGGACCAG GAGCGGGGCCAGAAGCTCCTGCAGACGCTGTGGGACCTGGAGAAGCAGGGCCTGGAGGGGATGAACGCGCTGCTGGGGGGAACGGTGGCCCCCCGCCCAGAGGAGCTGGCCGACCTCTTCTTTGACTGCGTGGAGGCAGAGATGAAGTTTTACACATAA
- the SP6 gene encoding transcription factor Sp6, whose translation MLTAVCGSLGTQPSDAPRASPSHLDLQPLQPFQPHGSTAAGAADFASPLPPPELPLAGPDAATFATPGTYEPHGPPRLELPADGPAAPGAYAKLLPAAPDMAHPYEPWFRPPHPGPPGEEGSVNWWDLHAGASWMELPPGQGGGLQVPGHPGLPPALGGYGGGEHQLCAPPAHLLPPPTQHLLGPEGAKALEGPPEPRGPEAEGGGRPKGARRAVPRGGGQAACRCPNCQEAERGGPCPEGVKRKHLHNCHIPGCGKAYAKTSHLKAHLRWHSGDRPFVCNWLFCGKRFTRSDELQRHLQTHTGAKKFACPVCGRVFMRSDHLGKHMKTHDGGKDGGEPEVKGAGDPSAGKGGKRESEGGNATSTN comes from the coding sequence ATGCTCACAGCGGTCTGCGGCTCTTTGGGGACCCAGCCCTCCGACGCACCCCGTGCTTCCCCGAGCCACCTGGACCTGCAGCCGCTGCAGCCCTTCCAGCCCCACGGCAGCACCGCGGCGGGTGCCGCCGACTTCGCCTCCCCGTTGCCCCCCCCGGAGCTGCCGTTGGCGGGTCCCGACGCCGCCACCTTTGCCACCCCTGGCACCTACGAGCCCCATGGCCCCCCGCGGTTAGAGCTGCCCGCCgacggccccgccgcccccggcgcTTACGCCAAGTTGTTGCCGGCCGCCCCGGACATGGCGCATCCCTACGAGCCTTGGTTTCGGCCCCCCCATCCCGGCCCCCCTGGCGAGGAAGGAAGCGTCAACTGGTGGGACCTCCATGCCGGAGCCAGCTGGATGGAGCTGCCCCccgggcagggcggggggcTGCAGGTGCCCGGGCACCCCGGGCTGCCGCCGGCCCTGGGGGGGTACGGCGGGGGGGAACACCAACTCTgcgccccccccgcccacctgctgcctccccccacccagcaTCTCCTGGGACCGGAGGGGGCGAAGGCGCTGGAGGGACCCCCCGAGCCCCGGGGTCCGGAGGCggagggcggcgggcggccgaAAGGTGCCCGTCGTGCCgtgccgcggggcggggggcaaGCGGCGTGTCGTTGCCCCAACTGCCAGGAGGCGGAAagggggggtccctgccccgAGGGGGTGAAACGCAAGCACCTACACAACTGCCACATCCCCGGCTGCGGGAAAGCCTACGCCAAGACCTCCCACCTGAAAGCCCACCTGCGTTGGCACAGCGGCGACCGACCCTTCGTCTGCAACTGGCTTTTTTGCGGCAAACGCTTCACCCGCTCCGACGAGCTGCAGCGGCACCTCCAGACCCACACCGGCGCCAAGAAATTCGCCTGTCCCGTCTGCGGCCGCGTCTTCATGCGCAGCGACCACCTGGGCAAGCACATGAAGACGCACGATGGGGGCAAAGACGGGGGCGAACCTGAGGTCAAGGGTGCCGGGGACCCGTCGGCTGGCAAGGGAGGCAAGAGGGAGTCCGAGGGGGGTAACGCCACCTCCACAAACTGA